TTTCTAAAGAAGAACTTGTACAGATGTTTGATACTCAAGAGTTAATAGACACTGGTAAATCTTGGTTGATGGACGGTAAAGAAATAGATATTATAGCTTTACATGATGTAGATCCCAAATTTCTTCAAGATATAACAAATGCTAAATTCTACAAATTGATAACCAAAGGTAATAAATAATGTCCCATTGTCCTTTTTGCAAAAAAAAGATAGCTATGAGTAAAGCTTTTTGCTCAAGAAGTTGTAAAGAAAACTATTTTCAACTAATCGCAATTCAAGTACCAAAACCATTTTTAAAACGAATATTTGTTTTTTGTACTCCAGAACAAAGAGAAGTGGAAATTGAAAATTTTGCTAGCAGACATGGTTGGAGATTAGATTTATTAAAAAATAAAATTAATGAATTAGCTATTGAAGCTGGATTTATAGAAGAAAATAGTTAACTTTAAAAGTTAACTATTTTTATTTAGACTTTTTCTTTTAATCATAAAATAAATAATTACACAAACTAATAATACTACTCCTGATTGTAAAATACCCATAGTTAACCAATCACTATAGATAAATCCTAGTTGAATATCAGGTTGTCTAAAGAACTCTGCTACTATTCTCATAAATGAATATAAAATACCATACATAAGAGCTAGTTGACCGTTAAAAGTTTTTCTTTTTCTAAAGTAAACTAATATAGCAAACACAACTAAACCTTCAAGAATTGCTTCATAAAGTTGTGACGGATGTCTTAAAGTCTCTCCTACATAAATTCCCCAAGGAACATCAGTAACACGACCTACTAATTCTTGGTTAAAGAAATTACCGATTCTACCAAAAACGTATGCTGCTGAAATACCAAGAACTGCAATATCTGTTATAAACCAGAATGAAACTTTATTCTTTTTACAGAATAATATTGATGCAATTATAAAGCCTATTAGTGCTCCATGATAACTCATTCCTGCAATTCCAGTATAAACACCATCTACATAAGGATTAAATATTTGCCAAGGGTTTTTTAAATAATACATAGTATTTGTATCATAAAATAAAACGTATCCTAATCTAGCACCTAAGATTACACCAATTTCAGCCCACCAAATATATGAGTCAAATAATTCATTTGAAATATTTAATTTATCATGCTTGATAAACCATTTAGCAATAAAAATTGCTGAAATTAAAGCTAATGCATACATAATCCCGTACCAGTGAACTGGTACAGGTCCTAAATTTATTGCAACTGGGTCAAAATTTGAGTAAATATTTTGCCAAAACTCCTGCATTTTAATCAAGTGCCTCTGCAATTAATTCTATTGGATTTTTAAACTCTACATCTACATCTGAAAGATATAGTGAATTTGTAATTTGCATTCTACATGCAGAACACTCAGCACTTACAACTTGTGCTTTTGTTTCTTTAATCATTGCTGCTTTTGGAAGTCCAGCTGCTTTTGCAAAATCATATTTTTCAGTTTGCATAGTAACTCCACCAAAACCACAACATCTATTTGAATCACTCATTTCTGTTAAAACATAGTTTTGTTTTAGTAAATTTCTTGGTTCTTTCCAAACACCTTGCATTTTTTTAGCGTGACATGGATCATGATATGTAACTGTTGTATCAATAGTTTTTTTACTTTGTGCTAATAAATCTCTTAATTGAGTATTATCATCAAGCCATTTTGTAGCCATAAATATTTTTTTAGATAATTTAACTGCACGTGCTTGCCATTCTGGCTGGTCATGTAAGAAATGTTCCCAATCTTGATTAATCATTGCAGAACATGTTGCTTCTGGGATAATTACAGCATCTACATCATCTATCCATGTTTCAAAATATTCAATATTTTTCTTTGTTAAATAATCAACTGTA
This sequence is a window from Poseidonibacter parvus. Protein-coding genes within it:
- the lgt gene encoding prolipoprotein diacylglyceryl transferase encodes the protein MQEFWQNIYSNFDPVAINLGPVPVHWYGIMYALALISAIFIAKWFIKHDKLNISNELFDSYIWWAEIGVILGARLGYVLFYDTNTMYYLKNPWQIFNPYVDGVYTGIAGMSYHGALIGFIIASILFCKKNKVSFWFITDIAVLGISAAYVFGRIGNFFNQELVGRVTDVPWGIYVGETLRHPSQLYEAILEGLVVFAILVYFRKRKTFNGQLALMYGILYSFMRIVAEFFRQPDIQLGFIYSDWLTMGILQSGVVLLVCVIIYFMIKRKSLNKNS